A genomic segment from Desulfonatronum lacustre DSM 10312 encodes:
- a CDS encoding bacteriohemerythrin — MVVFQSLNAGVLARVGGMLLLVLVGCFLIYGHQRTLITQRVEQEVHDMMAATLNQRMADTVDVDVPPRLVQSIVNEAMRGALLLITLAALGFVALAVMLFVTLRRHVLVPLRSITNFAGKVAQGNWDADPSGRFQYELLELKGVLTRMVANLRTLNEDALRKGEQAEQKAVAAQEAMEQARNQERKVSSLMNRMTAAAGKAKNVSERVFAGINELSEQVDAVNQGVGVQHDRMTEIATAMEEMNATVLEVAKNASMAAEHADNSQEKADTGAKEVLRTVESFEHIRERVFILKETMGQLGVQVESIGKIMTVISDIADQTNLLALNAAIEAARAGDAGRGFSVVADEVRKLAEKTMSATVEVRHAVDTIQAHTRENIQSLETTTEDIVASTEAATKAGGLMREILGLVEETTSMVTSIATAAEEQSATSEEINRAVTDVTRIASETSEGMDRSAKALVEIASQVEELDTVTQAITGESSVDMVASGDADTLIQWSNDLSVDISGIDDQHKILVGMINELHAAMKKGKSRDALLRIFERLREYTASHFANEEKLFKKHGYPETEEHIAAHKAFVGKVVEWERAVSSGKATVSMEIMRFLKQWLTGHIMGVDKRYAPFLKQKGVL, encoded by the coding sequence ATGGTTGTGTTTCAGTCCTTGAATGCCGGCGTATTGGCGAGGGTCGGCGGGATGTTGCTGCTTGTGCTGGTCGGGTGTTTTTTGATTTACGGCCATCAGCGCACACTGATCACCCAGCGGGTCGAGCAGGAAGTCCACGACATGATGGCCGCGACGTTGAATCAGCGAATGGCCGACACGGTCGATGTGGATGTGCCGCCGCGCCTTGTTCAGAGCATTGTCAACGAGGCCATGCGGGGGGCCTTGCTGTTGATCACCCTGGCGGCGTTGGGTTTCGTGGCCCTGGCCGTGATGCTGTTCGTCACCTTGCGTCGGCATGTGTTGGTCCCGTTGCGGTCCATCACCAATTTTGCCGGGAAGGTGGCCCAGGGCAACTGGGACGCCGATCCCAGCGGACGGTTTCAGTATGAACTGCTGGAATTGAAGGGCGTCCTGACGCGGATGGTCGCCAACCTGCGTACGCTGAATGAGGATGCGTTGCGCAAGGGCGAACAGGCTGAACAGAAGGCCGTCGCCGCTCAGGAGGCCATGGAGCAGGCCAGAAACCAGGAGCGCAAGGTGTCCTCGCTCATGAACCGGATGACCGCGGCAGCGGGCAAGGCCAAGAACGTTTCGGAACGGGTGTTCGCCGGGATCAACGAACTTTCCGAACAGGTGGACGCCGTGAACCAGGGCGTGGGGGTGCAGCATGACCGGATGACCGAGATCGCCACGGCCATGGAGGAGATGAACGCCACCGTACTGGAGGTGGCCAAAAACGCCTCCATGGCCGCGGAACATGCCGACAACTCCCAGGAAAAGGCCGATACCGGGGCCAAGGAGGTGCTGCGCACCGTGGAGTCCTTCGAGCATATCCGGGAACGGGTGTTTATCCTTAAGGAGACCATGGGCCAGTTGGGGGTCCAGGTGGAGAGCATCGGCAAGATCATGACCGTAATTTCTGACATCGCGGATCAAACCAACCTGTTGGCCTTGAACGCGGCCATCGAGGCGGCCCGGGCCGGAGACGCCGGCCGAGGCTTTTCCGTGGTGGCCGACGAGGTGCGCAAGCTGGCGGAAAAGACCATGAGCGCCACGGTGGAGGTCCGCCACGCTGTGGATACTATCCAGGCCCATACCCGCGAGAACATCCAGTCCCTGGAGACCACCACCGAGGACATCGTGGCCAGCACCGAGGCCGCGACCAAGGCCGGCGGACTGATGCGCGAAATCCTCGGGCTCGTCGAGGAAACCACGAGCATGGTCACGTCCATTGCCACTGCGGCGGAAGAGCAGTCCGCCACCAGCGAGGAGATCAACCGGGCAGTGACCGACGTGACCCGGATCGCCTCGGAAACTTCCGAAGGCATGGACCGTTCCGCGAAGGCCCTGGTGGAGATCGCCAGCCAGGTGGAGGAGTTGGATACGGTCACCCAGGCCATTACCGGAGAGAGCAGCGTGGACATGGTCGCTTCCGGGGACGCCGACACCCTGATCCAATGGTCCAACGACCTGTCCGTGGACATCTCCGGGATCGACGATCAGCATAAGATACTGGTGGGCATGATCAACGAACTGCACGCCGCGATGAAGAAGGGCAAGTCCCGGGACGCGCTCTTGAGGATCTTCGAACGGTTGCGCGAATACACCGCGTCTCACTTCGCCAATGAGGAGAAGCTGTTCAAGAAGCACGGCTACCCCGAAACCGAGGAACACATCGCCGCGCACAAGGCATTCGTGGGCAAGGTCGTGGAATGGGAGCGGGCCGTTTCTTCGGGTAAGGCCACTGTGTCCATGGAAATCATGCGCTTTCTCAAGCAGTGGCTGACCGGGCATATCATGGGCGTGGACAAGCGCTACGCGCCGTTTCTGAAACAGAAGGGCGTGCTGTGA
- a CDS encoding ABC1 kinase family protein: MHNYYAPRRIWSAFRFLATIFATVLKRKHILFIPPLGPTALKKTVLDLGVSFIKLAQVLATRADFFTEEYLVELRTIHDEVAPMTQADLDVMYRRAFGDSPPFVRFESEPMASASIGQVHWAQLADGTEVAVKIRRLDIERKVRVDIRILEFFLGLFRPFFSVYTRNSLEAVLTEFSAMILKEVDMTIERDNLRKFREMYTRDDVHFPSYYHEYSNRDVLVMSFEHGVRVDDAAALERLHIPFNRIMDTLVDFYTEQMLVKGLFHADPHPGNLFVREDGTLVLLDFGMVKRLTNSSKMAMIEMVEAASARDFEMFIAACERLGVITPSAPPEEMLEFAEKMFDIFGNIDLDAASMQTLALDVLFSMKETPFKMPQEVVYVLRASTLIEGLGTNYVENFNGVKDILPVLREKLPKALGFDKGLVSQVRREISTLPMTFKRIKTIITDLSEQKLQVKISRHTVDQINERLRGLLRPLVSGFLCIIAAFFVLQLDVEYGRTVAVTLFGFGVLRMLLGVR, from the coding sequence ATGCATAATTATTACGCTCCGCGACGAATCTGGAGCGCTTTCAGGTTTCTGGCGACCATTTTCGCCACGGTCCTGAAGCGCAAGCATATTCTCTTCATTCCGCCCCTGGGGCCGACGGCCTTGAAAAAGACCGTCCTGGATCTGGGCGTCAGCTTCATCAAGCTGGCCCAGGTCCTGGCCACGCGGGCGGATTTTTTTACCGAAGAGTATCTGGTGGAATTGCGCACCATCCACGACGAGGTCGCGCCCATGACCCAGGCCGATCTGGACGTGATGTACCGCCGGGCCTTCGGCGACTCTCCGCCCTTTGTCCGGTTCGAATCCGAGCCCATGGCCAGCGCATCCATCGGGCAGGTTCACTGGGCCCAGCTGGCGGACGGCACTGAAGTCGCCGTGAAGATCCGGCGGCTGGACATCGAACGCAAGGTCCGGGTGGACATCCGGATTCTGGAATTCTTCCTGGGCCTGTTCCGTCCGTTTTTCAGCGTCTACACCCGCAACTCATTGGAAGCCGTATTGACCGAATTCTCGGCCATGATCCTCAAGGAAGTGGACATGACCATCGAGCGGGACAATCTGCGCAAGTTCCGGGAGATGTACACCCGAGACGACGTCCATTTTCCCAGCTATTACCATGAATACAGCAACCGGGACGTCCTGGTGATGAGCTTCGAGCACGGGGTTCGGGTGGACGACGCGGCGGCCCTGGAGCGGCTGCACATCCCGTTCAACCGGATCATGGACACCCTGGTGGACTTCTACACCGAGCAGATGTTGGTCAAGGGGCTGTTCCACGCGGACCCGCATCCGGGCAACCTGTTCGTGCGCGAGGACGGGACCCTGGTGCTGCTGGATTTCGGGATGGTCAAGCGCCTGACCAACTCCTCCAAGATGGCCATGATCGAGATGGTGGAGGCGGCCTCGGCCCGGGATTTCGAGATGTTCATCGCGGCCTGCGAGCGTCTGGGGGTGATCACGCCCTCGGCTCCGCCCGAGGAAATGCTGGAATTCGCGGAGAAGATGTTCGACATCTTCGGGAACATCGACCTGGACGCGGCCAGCATGCAGACCCTGGCCCTGGACGTGCTCTTTTCCATGAAGGAGACGCCCTTCAAGATGCCCCAGGAGGTGGTTTACGTGCTTCGGGCCAGTACGTTGATCGAGGGGCTGGGCACCAATTACGTGGAGAACTTCAACGGGGTGAAGGACATTCTGCCCGTGCTTCGGGAGAAGCTGCCCAAGGCCCTGGGGTTCGACAAGGGGCTGGTCAGCCAGGTCCGCCGGGAGATCAGCACCCTGCCCATGACCTTCAAGCGGATCAAAACGATCATCACGGACCTCAGCGAACAAAAGCTGCAAGTCAAAATCTCCCGGCATACCGTGGATCAGATCAACGAGCGGTTGCGGGGACTCCTGCGTCCGCTGGTAAGCGGTTTTTTGTGCATCATCGCCGCGTTTTTCGTGTTGCAACTGGACGTGGAATACGGAAGGACCGTGGCGGTGACGCTGTTCGGGTTCGGCGTGCTGCGGATGCTGCTCGGGGTACGCTGA
- a CDS encoding DMT family transporter, which yields MLRGVDRLATGALFAATVLWAGSFIAMKLAIGVYGPMFVVFARMVLASGCLLLLVRRFKSVRYQRGDWKLLLFMALCEPCLYFVCEGMALTYTSASQAGMVVAMLPLMVAMAAWVVLKERLRPRTWFGFLLAILGVIWLTLLSETTDHAPNPLLGNFLEFLAMCCATGSMIALKKLCVRYSPLFLTTVQAFVGCVFFLPIMFLPGTTMPDTFHLGAVLSILYLGIGVTIVAYWFYNFGISRLPAGQASIFVNLIPVITLFLGWLILGERLMPMQYAAAFLVVIGVFLSQGNQASSRPVELTVRHTPKS from the coding sequence ATGTTGCGCGGCGTGGATCGGCTGGCCACGGGGGCGTTGTTCGCGGCCACGGTGCTTTGGGCCGGGTCGTTCATCGCCATGAAGCTGGCCATCGGGGTGTACGGGCCGATGTTCGTGGTCTTCGCCCGGATGGTCCTGGCCAGCGGCTGTCTGCTGCTTCTGGTCAGGCGCTTCAAGTCCGTACGGTACCAGCGCGGAGACTGGAAACTCCTGCTGTTCATGGCCCTGTGCGAACCCTGCCTGTACTTTGTCTGCGAAGGCATGGCCCTGACCTATACCAGCGCCTCCCAGGCCGGGATGGTCGTGGCCATGCTGCCGCTCATGGTAGCCATGGCGGCCTGGGTGGTGCTCAAGGAACGTCTGCGGCCCCGGACGTGGTTCGGTTTTCTTCTGGCCATCCTGGGGGTGATCTGGCTGACCCTGCTTTCGGAGACCACGGACCACGCTCCCAATCCCTTGCTCGGCAACTTCCTGGAATTTTTAGCCATGTGCTGCGCCACGGGAAGCATGATCGCCCTGAAGAAGCTCTGCGTCCGCTACAGCCCGCTGTTCCTGACCACGGTCCAGGCCTTTGTGGGCTGCGTTTTTTTCCTACCGATCATGTTCCTGCCCGGCACAACCATGCCGGACACCTTCCACCTGGGAGCCGTGCTCTCCATCCTCTACCTGGGCATCGGCGTGACCATCGTGGCCTACTGGTTCTACAATTTCGGCATCAGCCGCCTTCCGGCGGGCCAGGCTTCGATCTTCGTGAACCTGATCCCGGTGATCACCCTGTTTCTGGGCTGGCTGATCCTTGGTGAACGGCTCATGCCCATGCAGTACGCGGCGGCGTTTCTGGTCGTGATCGGCGTCTTTCTCAGCCAGGGCAACCAAGCCTCAAGCCGCCCCGTGGAGTTGACCGTCCGGCATACGCCGAAAAGCTGA
- a CDS encoding HAD family hydrolase, with protein sequence MTNPTNVPTLTKDRFDAVIFDMDGVVTDTAGLHGKAWKEMFDRFLEEHARKSGVPQEPFDLGRDYLDYVDGKPRFDGVRGFLASRSISLPEGSLEDEPGTGSVYALGNWKNRLFGKLLEEEGAVTYPGTVELIHKLHDGGFKTAIISSSKNAETILRSAEALELFEAKVDGVDSLELGIDGKPAPDIFLSAARELGVEPSRAVVVEDAVSGVQAGRAGNFGLVIGVDRGGNREALLANGADVVVADLDEVSVE encoded by the coding sequence ATGACCAACCCCACGAATGTCCCGACTTTGACCAAAGACCGTTTTGACGCCGTGATTTTTGACATGGACGGCGTGGTCACCGACACCGCCGGCCTGCACGGCAAGGCCTGGAAGGAGATGTTCGACCGGTTTCTGGAAGAACACGCCCGGAAGAGCGGGGTCCCCCAGGAACCGTTTGATCTTGGCCGGGACTACCTGGATTACGTGGACGGCAAGCCCCGTTTTGACGGGGTGCGCGGCTTTTTGGCGTCCAGGAGCATATCCCTGCCCGAAGGCTCGCTGGAGGACGAACCGGGCACGGGCAGCGTTTACGCTCTGGGCAACTGGAAAAACAGGCTGTTCGGCAAACTGCTGGAAGAGGAGGGGGCCGTGACCTATCCCGGTACGGTGGAATTGATTCACAAGCTGCACGACGGCGGATTCAAGACCGCGATCATCTCCTCCAGCAAGAACGCGGAGACGATTCTGCGTTCCGCGGAAGCGCTCGAATTGTTCGAAGCCAAGGTGGACGGCGTGGATTCCCTGGAGTTGGGCATTGACGGCAAGCCCGCGCCGGACATCTTTCTGAGCGCGGCTCGGGAACTGGGCGTGGAACCGAGCCGGGCCGTGGTGGTGGAAGACGCCGTTTCCGGGGTCCAGGCCGGAAGGGCCGGCAACTTCGGTCTGGTGATCGGGGTGGACCGGGGCGGCAACCGGGAGGCTCTGCTAGCCAACGGCGCGGACGTGGTGGTGGCGGATTTGGACGAAGTGTCCGTGGAGTGA
- a CDS encoding NupC/NupG family nucleoside CNT transporter → MSLLSVQSAFGLLAFVLIAWALSENRRAVRPRLILAGIGLQLGLALVLLKLPIFTDFFLLLNNAAEALESGTRAGTTFVFGYLGGGPLPFEEPYSGAAYIFAFRALPVIIVTGALTALLYHWRIIPVLVRGFSAVLRRTLGIGGALGVGAAANVFAGMVESPLFIRPYVASLTRSELFALMTCGMATVAGTVLVLYAGIVGAVVPGALGHIMAASLISAPAAILVSGLLIPETESPTMGEVVPPVETASSMDAVVKGTGFGLHMYLHIVALLVVLVALVSMVNAALGMLPSLAEEALTLQRLLGYVMMPLVWLAGIPWSEAHAAGGLMGVKVILNELLAYLEMAALPEGTLSPRSTLIVTYAMCGFANIGSLGILIGGLISIAPERSREITALGPRSILSGVLATLMTGAVVGILS, encoded by the coding sequence ATGTCTCTGCTCTCCGTGCAAAGTGCATTCGGCCTTTTGGCTTTCGTCCTGATTGCCTGGGCCTTGTCGGAAAACCGGAGGGCTGTTCGGCCTCGTTTGATTCTTGCCGGGATCGGTCTGCAATTGGGTCTGGCCCTGGTTCTGCTCAAATTGCCTATTTTTACCGATTTCTTCCTGCTTCTGAACAATGCCGCCGAAGCCCTGGAAAGCGGCACCCGGGCCGGGACCACCTTTGTCTTCGGCTACCTCGGCGGCGGGCCCCTGCCTTTTGAGGAACCTTACAGCGGGGCGGCGTACATCTTCGCCTTCCGTGCCCTGCCCGTGATCATCGTCACCGGGGCTCTGACCGCCTTGCTCTATCACTGGAGGATCATCCCGGTCCTGGTCCGGGGTTTTTCCGCCGTACTGCGGCGGACCTTGGGCATTGGCGGGGCTCTGGGAGTGGGCGCCGCGGCCAACGTCTTTGCCGGCATGGTGGAATCCCCGTTGTTCATCCGTCCCTATGTCGCCTCCCTGACCCGCAGCGAACTCTTCGCCCTGATGACCTGCGGCATGGCCACCGTCGCCGGGACCGTGCTCGTGCTCTATGCCGGGATCGTCGGGGCCGTGGTGCCCGGAGCACTGGGGCACATCATGGCCGCGTCCCTGATCAGTGCTCCGGCGGCGATTCTGGTTTCCGGACTCCTGATTCCGGAAACCGAATCGCCGACCATGGGAGAGGTCGTTCCACCCGTGGAAACCGCCTCCTCCATGGACGCCGTGGTCAAGGGCACGGGCTTCGGACTGCACATGTATCTGCATATCGTGGCCTTACTGGTGGTCCTGGTGGCGCTGGTCAGCATGGTCAACGCCGCATTGGGGATGCTGCCAAGTTTGGCAGAGGAGGCGCTAACCCTCCAAAGGCTTTTGGGATACGTGATGATGCCCCTGGTCTGGTTGGCCGGGATTCCCTGGAGCGAGGCCCACGCAGCCGGGGGGCTGATGGGCGTGAAGGTGATCCTGAACGAATTGCTGGCTTACCTGGAGATGGCCGCGCTGCCCGAAGGGACGCTCTCCCCGCGCAGCACCCTGATCGTGACCTACGCCATGTGCGGATTCGCGAATATCGGCAGCCTGGGCATCCTGATCGGTGGACTGATCAGCATCGCGCCGGAGCGCAGCCGGGAAATCACGGCCCTGGGCCCACGTTCGATCCTCTCCGGGGTTCTGGCCACCTTGATGACCGGGGCCGTTGTTGGGATTTTGAGTTGA
- a CDS encoding sigma-54 interaction domain-containing protein, which produces MQTTEDGHESLSPGLEQLLTAMEQICNELAWGRYDRAGELFELTRKAEYPFPVAKLAESFGMMLVKVEAREYRLEGMVAELRRVGDELREARRRLLRENQGLKQGLIERYSAKQIVGQSPTVRAVLDQVERIADTSISVLITGETGTGKELLAKALHYNSPRKAGPFIAVNCSAVPETLFERELFGIDKGVATGVLMHRGLLEQAQGGTLLLDEVGDMPLSCQGKMLRVLEERELTRVGGTRPLPVDVRIIAATNKDMGLAVQTGAFRGDLFYRLNVMSLHLPPLRERGEDVLALVHHFLNVHSRTMGRDRPRLTKSALEALLRYDWPGNVRELSNEMERLVALSFADEVHLEDLSSRITGNQDRGPTVISDAVPDAVPDAVPGASHVVPSSVPSEPSPSPKPSKQPRPRGSASGPSHERGSSLPIVTVPASLAETEKMLVRNALRATGGNKTQAARLLGISREGLRKKLKRLAEAE; this is translated from the coding sequence ATGCAAACCACCGAAGACGGACATGAATCTCTTTCTCCGGGGCTGGAACAGCTTCTGACCGCCATGGAGCAGATTTGCAACGAACTGGCCTGGGGGCGGTATGATCGGGCTGGGGAATTGTTCGAGTTGACCCGGAAGGCGGAGTATCCTTTCCCGGTGGCCAAGCTGGCCGAGTCCTTCGGCATGATGCTGGTCAAGGTGGAGGCCAGGGAATATCGGTTGGAAGGAATGGTCGCGGAGTTGCGGCGGGTCGGTGATGAGTTGCGCGAGGCAAGGCGGCGGCTGCTTCGGGAGAACCAGGGGCTCAAGCAAGGCTTGATCGAACGGTATTCGGCCAAGCAAATCGTGGGGCAAAGCCCGACCGTGCGGGCCGTTCTGGACCAGGTGGAGCGGATCGCGGACACCTCCATCAGCGTGCTGATCACCGGTGAAACCGGTACGGGCAAGGAACTGCTGGCCAAGGCCCTGCACTACAATTCTCCGCGCAAGGCCGGGCCGTTCATCGCCGTCAACTGCTCGGCCGTGCCGGAAACCTTGTTCGAGAGGGAGTTGTTCGGAATCGACAAGGGCGTGGCCACCGGCGTGCTGATGCACCGCGGCCTGCTGGAACAAGCCCAGGGCGGGACCCTGTTGCTGGATGAGGTTGGGGACATGCCCTTGTCCTGCCAGGGCAAGATGCTTCGCGTCCTGGAGGAGCGGGAACTGACACGGGTGGGCGGCACGCGGCCCTTGCCCGTGGATGTCCGGATCATCGCCGCCACGAACAAGGACATGGGGCTGGCCGTCCAGACCGGGGCCTTTCGCGGGGACCTGTTCTACCGACTGAACGTGATGTCGCTGCATTTGCCGCCTTTGCGCGAGCGCGGGGAAGACGTCCTCGCGCTGGTGCACCACTTTTTGAACGTCCACTCCCGGACTATGGGCCGGGATCGGCCTCGGTTGACCAAGTCGGCCCTGGAAGCCCTGCTGCGCTATGACTGGCCGGGGAATGTCCGTGAGTTGAGCAACGAGATGGAGCGCTTGGTGGCGCTGTCTTTTGCCGATGAGGTGCATCTGGAGGATCTGTCTTCCAGGATCACCGGCAACCAGGATCGTGGGCCGACGGTGATTTCGGACGCAGTACCAGACGCAGTACCAGACGCAGTGCCAGGCGCGAGCCACGTGGTTCCTTCTTCGGTACCGTCCGAGCCAAGCCCCTCTCCCAAACCGTCCAAACAGCCCCGTCCGCGTGGCTCGGCTTCCGGTCCTTCCCATGAACGTGGTTCGAGTTTGCCCATTGTAACGGTTCCCGCGAGTTTGGCTGAAACTGAAAAAATGCTCGTCCGGAACGCCTTGCGGGCCACCGGAGGGAACAAGACCCAGGCCGCCAGACTGTTGGGGATAAGCCGCGAGGGGCTGCGCAAGAAGCTGAAACGGTTGGCCGAAGCCGAATGA
- a CDS encoding MBL fold metallo-hydrolase gives MRICFLGVGEAFDEHYPNTSLLVSIPSPDSGFHMLLDCGFTAPAAYYRHAPGDARSGSGLDAIWISHFHGDHFLGLPLLLLRFWEEGRTRPLTIVGQAGVEEKVWAAFELAYPGFRPRLRYPVRFQEAASGQVIEVAGARWSFALGDHSVATPCLAVRLDCDGGAVMYSGDGRPTLATAELARDVDLLVHEAYGLEPDTPGHGGVPGCLELARDVRARNLALVHVNRRVRRESAGTIRAMLAQVMGGHGFLPEPGDVITPDRDPDHG, from the coding sequence ATGCGCATCTGTTTTCTCGGCGTCGGCGAGGCCTTTGACGAACACTACCCAAACACATCCCTGCTGGTTTCCATTCCCAGCCCGGACAGCGGGTTCCATATGCTTCTGGATTGCGGATTCACGGCCCCGGCGGCCTATTACCGCCATGCCCCGGGAGACGCGCGGTCCGGCTCCGGGCTTGACGCGATCTGGATATCCCATTTTCACGGAGATCATTTTCTGGGCCTGCCGCTGCTTTTGCTGCGCTTCTGGGAAGAAGGGCGAACTCGGCCCCTGACCATCGTCGGTCAGGCCGGGGTCGAGGAAAAGGTCTGGGCCGCCTTCGAGCTGGCTTATCCCGGGTTCCGGCCTCGTCTGCGCTATCCCGTGCGCTTTCAGGAGGCCGCTTCCGGCCAGGTGATCGAAGTCGCCGGGGCGCGGTGGAGTTTCGCTCTTGGCGATCACAGCGTCGCGACGCCGTGTCTGGCCGTGCGTCTGGATTGCGACGGGGGGGCCGTGATGTACAGCGGGGACGGTCGGCCCACTTTGGCCACGGCGGAACTGGCCCGGGACGTGGACCTGCTCGTTCACGAGGCCTACGGCCTGGAGCCGGACACTCCCGGCCATGGCGGGGTTCCGGGCTGCCTGGAGCTGGCCCGCGACGTCCGGGCCCGCAATCTGGCTCTGGTGCATGTCAACCGTCGGGTGCGGCGGGAGAGCGCGGGAACCATCCGGGCCATGCTTGCCCAGGTCATGGGTGGGCACGGCTTCCTGCCCGAACCCGGCGACGTGATCACGCCGGACCGCGACCCGGATCATGGCTGA
- a CDS encoding MFS transporter, producing MADSQGAALASMARPMASRREIFGWAMFDLANQAYTTLIITVVFGVVFTRVIVGDSPDYRLGNLLWSVSLAVSYALVIVIAPICGAIMDHGAVKKRFLFASYLLTVISTACLYFVAPGQIALAMTLIIVSNFGYAVGESFIAGFLPSLGPPEKLGRISGFGWALGYVGGLLATGFVLLGLGGIAEDNFANLRFVGPLAALFFLVGAIPTFLWLREPRLQRASSGHRPVPSRLAYLRIGFDRVAWTLTRLGRFRDLGLFLGSLFFAMAGLSIIISFAFIYGDQIIRWDPLYQMLMFVLTQITAAAGAFLFGLLQDRIGAKRTYNLTLLLWIAAVTMIAATPQLTVLLNRLAGLSLEPQQVFLGAGCMAGFGLGSLQSSARALVGRLTPLGKAAEFFGFWGMTVKLASIFGILGLGVLQVRFGLQLSVLLCLVFFIAALIVSLTVNEQRGELAARI from the coding sequence ATGGCTGATTCCCAAGGCGCGGCGCTCGCATCCATGGCGCGGCCCATGGCCTCCAGGCGGGAAATTTTCGGCTGGGCCATGTTCGATCTGGCCAACCAGGCCTACACCACGCTGATCATCACCGTGGTCTTCGGCGTGGTCTTCACCCGGGTGATCGTGGGCGACAGTCCGGATTACCGTCTGGGAAACCTTCTCTGGAGCGTTTCCCTGGCCGTGAGTTACGCCCTGGTGATCGTGATCGCCCCGATCTGCGGGGCGATCATGGACCACGGCGCGGTGAAAAAGCGGTTTCTGTTCGCCAGCTACCTGCTGACCGTGATTTCCACGGCCTGCCTGTACTTCGTCGCCCCCGGCCAGATCGCCCTGGCCATGACCCTGATCATCGTCTCCAATTTCGGCTACGCCGTGGGGGAGTCCTTCATCGCCGGGTTCCTGCCCAGCCTGGGGCCGCCGGAAAAGCTCGGCCGGATTTCCGGGTTCGGCTGGGCCCTGGGATATGTGGGCGGGCTTTTGGCCACCGGGTTCGTGCTCCTGGGGCTGGGCGGGATCGCGGAGGACAACTTCGCCAACCTGCGCTTCGTGGGACCGCTGGCGGCCCTGTTCTTCCTGGTGGGCGCGATTCCCACCTTTCTCTGGCTCCGGGAGCCGCGACTTCAGCGGGCTTCCTCGGGCCATCGCCCTGTTCCGTCCAGGCTGGCTTACTTGCGCATCGGATTCGACCGCGTAGCCTGGACCCTGACCCGGCTGGGCCGGTTCCGGGACCTCGGCCTGTTCCTGGGCTCCCTGTTCTTCGCCATGGCCGGGCTGTCCATCATCATCAGCTTCGCCTTCATCTACGGAGATCAGATCATCCGCTGGGACCCATTGTACCAGATGCTGATGTTCGTGCTGACCCAGATCACGGCGGCAGCCGGGGCGTTTCTGTTCGGCCTGCTCCAGGACCGGATCGGCGCCAAGCGCACCTACAACCTGACCCTGCTGCTCTGGATCGCGGCAGTGACCATGATCGCCGCCACGCCGCAACTGACCGTGCTGCTCAACCGCCTCGCCGGGCTCTCCCTGGAGCCGCAGCAGGTCTTCCTCGGAGCGGGCTGTATGGCCGGATTCGGACTCGGTTCGCTCCAGTCCTCGGCCAGAGCCCTGGTGGGCCGACTGACGCCCCTGGGCAAAGCGGCCGAGTTTTTCGGCTTTTGGGGCATGACCGTCAAACTGGCGTCCATCTTCGGCATCCTGGGCCTGGGCGTGCTCCAGGTCCGGTTCGGATTACAGCTCTCCGTGCTGCTCTGCCTGGTGTTTTTCATCGCGGCTCTGATCGTTTCCCTGACGGTCAACGAACAAAGAGGGGAACTGGCGGCCCGGATTTGA
- a CDS encoding type III pantothenate kinase, whose product MPHLLLLDIGNTNTKIGVVRDDAILGTYSLPTNRDSTADAWGLRIVQILGLHGLRPGDVSGWVVCSVVPPVGELIRAAGERFCGCPVFFVPEDLPLPLENRYARPYEVGADRLVAGYAARSLFSSRSLIVVDFGTATTFDCIQDNAYLGGLICPGLYSSAAALASKTAKLPTIALDGAEPGPRIGRSTAESLRHGMIFGFAAMVEGLCVRLKAQLAPPVEVVVTGGPAKTLVEVCSGIDHHQPDLLMRGLVKTSLDNAHMLRKGVLV is encoded by the coding sequence ATGCCTCATCTCCTTCTGCTGGACATCGGCAACACGAACACCAAGATCGGCGTGGTGCGTGACGACGCGATTCTTGGGACCTACAGCCTGCCCACCAATCGGGATTCCACGGCGGACGCCTGGGGGTTGCGGATTGTGCAGATCCTTGGTCTGCACGGGTTGCGTCCGGGCGACGTGTCGGGTTGGGTGGTCTGCTCCGTGGTGCCGCCGGTGGGCGAACTGATCCGGGCCGCCGGGGAGCGGTTCTGCGGCTGTCCGGTGTTTTTCGTGCCCGAAGACCTGCCCCTGCCTTTGGAGAACCGCTATGCGCGGCCTTACGAGGTGGGCGCCGACCGATTGGTGGCCGGGTACGCGGCCCGTTCGCTTTTTTCCAGCCGTTCGTTGATCGTGGTGGACTTCGGCACGGCCACGACCTTTGACTGCATTCAGGATAACGCCTATTTAGGCGGATTGATCTGTCCCGGCTTGTATTCCTCGGCCGCGGCCCTGGCTTCGAAAACCGCCAAGCTGCCGACCATCGCCCTGGACGGGGCCGAACCCGGTCCCCGTATTGGCCGGAGCACGGCGGAAAGTCTCCGTCACGGGATGATCTTCGGGTTCGCGGCCATGGTGGAGGGGCTGTGCGTCCGCTTGAAGGCCCAGTTGGCCCCGCCCGTGGAGGTGGTGGTCACCGGCGGGCCGGCCAAGACGCTGGTGGAGGTTTGTTCCGGGATTGATCACCATCAACCGGATTTGTTGATGCGAGGCTTGGTGAAGACCTCTTTGGATAATGCACACATGTTACGAAAAGGAGTACTTGTATGA